A region from the Sphaerodactylus townsendi isolate TG3544 linkage group LG01, MPM_Stown_v2.3, whole genome shotgun sequence genome encodes:
- the AMD1 gene encoding S-adenosylmethionine decarboxylase proenzyme: MFVSKRRFILKTCGTTLLLQALVPLLELAREYCGFDSIQSFFYSRKNFMKPSHQEYPHRNFQEEVEFLNEIFPNGAAYCMGRMNSDCWYLYTLDFPESRVISQPDQTLEILMSELDPVVMDQFYMKDGVTANDVTRVSGIRDLIAGSVIDATMFNPCGYSMNGMKSDGTYWTIHITPEPEFSYVSFETNISQTSYDDLIRKVIDIFKPGKFVTTLFVNQSSKCRTVFSSAQKIEGFKRLDRQIAQFNDYNFVFTSFAKNKQQS; the protein is encoded by the exons ATGTTTGTCTCCAAGAGACGTTTCATTTTGAAGACATGTGGTACCACCCTCTTACTGCAGGCACTGGTTCCCCTGTTAGAGCTTGCTAGAGAATACTGTGGGTTTGACTCTATTCAG AGCTTCTTCTATTCACGTAAGAATTTCATGAAGCCTTCCCACCAAGAGTACCCACACAGGAATTTCCAGGAAGAAGTAGAGTTCCTTAATGAAATATTTCCAA ATGGAGCAGCTTATTGCATGGGCCGCATGAATTCTGATTGCTG gtACTTATACACTCTGGATTTTCCAGAGAGCCGAGTAATCAGTCAGCCAGATCAAACGCTGGAAATTCTGATGAGCGAGCTTGACCCAGTAGTTATGGACCAGTTCTACATGAAAGATGGTGTTACTGCAAATGATGTCACTCGT GTGAGTGGAATTCGTGACCTGATAGCAGGTTCTGTCATTGATGCTACAATGTTCAATCCTTGTGGATATTCAATGAATGGGATGAAATCAGAT GGAACTTATTGGACTATTCACATCACTCCAGAACCAGAGTTTTCATATGTTAGTTTTGAAACAAACATAAGTCAGACATCCTATGATGACCTAATTAGAAAGGTCATAGATATTTTTAAACCAGGGAAATTTGTGACAACACTCTTTGTTAATCAG AGCTCAAAATGTCGCACGGTGTTTTCTTCAGCCCAGAAGATTGAAGGTTTTAAGCGTCTAGATCGTCAGATTGCTCAGTTCAATGACTACAACTTCGTTTTTACCAGTTTTGCCAAGAATAAGCAGCAGAGTTGA